One segment of Fuscovulum ytuae DNA contains the following:
- the bchO gene encoding alpha/beta fold hydrolase BchO, which yields MTAPRRPKESMPPDRMPQDWPYRDKTRRVASRPHDWSVVDIGKGPCLLMLHGAGGAGHSFRNLIPLLATHYRVIVPDLPGQGFTRSGARGRYGIDAMAEDVATLCKTMDIAVSAIIGHSAGAALALRLSPLLNPKGIVGINAALGAFDGAAGVMFPLLARVLAVTPFIPHVVAKLWGNPATVNKLLTATGSPLDAAGQAQYLTLVRDAAHVDGTLGMMAQWRLDDLMRQLPTIATPTLLIASSGDLAVPARISRDAAHQMSAASYVELADHGHLVHEEAPQAVADLILHFLAGLTPD from the coding sequence ATGACCGCCCCCCGCAGGCCCAAGGAAAGCATGCCGCCCGACCGCATGCCGCAGGATTGGCCCTATCGCGACAAGACCCGCCGCGTCGCCTCACGCCCGCATGACTGGTCGGTCGTGGATATCGGCAAAGGCCCCTGCCTCCTTATGTTGCATGGCGCAGGCGGCGCGGGCCACAGTTTCCGCAACCTTATCCCCCTGCTCGCCACCCATTACAGGGTCATCGTCCCCGATCTGCCGGGGCAAGGCTTCACCCGATCCGGGGCGCGGGGCCGATACGGCATCGACGCTATGGCCGAAGACGTGGCCACGCTCTGCAAAACGATGGATATCGCCGTCTCCGCCATCATTGGCCATTCGGCAGGCGCGGCCCTCGCGCTGCGGCTGTCCCCACTCCTCAATCCAAAGGGCATCGTCGGCATCAACGCGGCCCTTGGGGCCTTTGACGGGGCGGCAGGCGTGATGTTCCCGCTTCTGGCGCGCGTGCTAGCCGTCACCCCTTTCATCCCACATGTCGTCGCAAAGCTTTGGGGAAATCCCGCCACGGTGAACAAACTCCTCACCGCCACAGGCTCCCCCCTCGATGCGGCGGGGCAAGCGCAATATCTGACGCTTGTCCGCGATGCAGCCCATGTGGACGGCACGCTTGGCATGATGGCCCAATGGCGGCTGGACGATCTGATGCGCCAATTGCCCACCATCGCCACCCCTACCCTTCTGATTGCCTCGTCCGGCGATCTTGCCGTCCCTGCCCGCATCTCGCGCGATGCGGCCCATCAGATGTCGGCGGCCAGCTATGTCGAACTGGCCGATCACGGCCATCTGGTGCATGAAGAGGCGCCCCAAGCCGTCGCCGACCTGATCCTGCACTTCCTCGCCGGATTGACCCCGGATTGA
- a CDS encoding geranylgeranyl diphosphate reductase: MAYDVFVVGGGPSGATAAEDLARAGKSVALLDRAGRIKPCGGAIPPRAIRDFEIEDAQIVAKITTARMISPTGRMVDIPIENGYVGMVDREHFDEYLRARAAKAGAERLTGTFLRVERDAGGTHVVWRDKATGEERRSATRIVIGADGARSVVARAEVPGGSTIPYVIAYHEIIKAPEPSPDYDPDRCDVIYDGRISPDFYGWVFPHGNQASVGMGTGLDGVDLKKATADLRAASGLTDCETIRKEGAPIPLKPLDRWDNGRDVVLAGDAAGVVAPSSGEGIFYAMAGGRVAATAAQAVLASGKASDLRIARKLFMREHGTVFRVLRSMQDAYYRSDERRERFVSLCHDVDVQKLTFEAYMNKKLVKARPMAHVKIGMKNMAHLLRLVSPVWT, encoded by the coding sequence ATGGCATATGACGTCTTCGTGGTAGGTGGCGGGCCTTCGGGTGCGACGGCGGCCGAGGATCTGGCGCGGGCTGGGAAAAGCGTGGCGCTTCTGGATCGGGCGGGGCGGATCAAGCCATGTGGCGGGGCGATCCCGCCGCGCGCCATTCGGGATTTTGAGATCGAGGATGCGCAGATCGTGGCCAAGATCACCACGGCGCGGATGATTTCGCCCACGGGTCGGATGGTCGATATCCCGATCGAGAATGGCTATGTGGGTATGGTGGATCGCGAACATTTCGACGAATACCTGCGCGCAAGGGCGGCCAAGGCCGGGGCGGAGCGGCTGACCGGAACCTTTCTGCGGGTGGAGCGGGACGCAGGCGGCACCCATGTCGTCTGGCGCGACAAGGCGACGGGAGAGGAGCGGCGGTCGGCCACCCGGATTGTGATCGGTGCGGATGGCGCGCGCTCGGTCGTGGCGCGGGCAGAGGTGCCCGGTGGCAGCACAATTCCTTACGTCATCGCCTATCACGAGATCATCAAGGCCCCCGAACCTTCGCCTGATTATGACCCCGACCGCTGTGACGTGATTTATGACGGGCGGATTTCCCCGGATTTCTATGGCTGGGTCTTTCCGCATGGCAATCAGGCCAGCGTGGGGATGGGCACGGGGCTGGATGGGGTGGATCTGAAGAAGGCCACGGCGGACCTGCGTGCGGCATCGGGCCTGACGGATTGCGAGACGATCCGCAAGGAGGGCGCACCGATCCCGTTGAAGCCCTTGGACCGTTGGGACAATGGGCGCGATGTGGTGCTGGCGGGCGATGCTGCCGGGGTGGTTGCGCCCTCATCCGGTGAGGGCATCTTTTACGCCATGGCCGGGGGGCGGGTGGCTGCCACGGCAGCGCAAGCGGTTCTGGCGTCAGGCAAGGCAAGTGATTTGCGGATCGCGCGCAAACTTTTCATGCGCGAGCATGGCACGGTGTTCCGGGTCTTGCGGTCGATGCAGGATGCCTATTATCGCAGCGACGAGCGGCGCGAGAGGTTTGTCAGCCTGTGCCATGATGTGGATGTGCAAAAGCTGACCTTCGAGGCCTATATGAACAAGAAGCTGGTGAAGGCGCGGCCCATGGCCCATGTGAAGATCGGGATGAAGAACATGGCGCATCTGTTACGGCTAGTCTCGCCGGTCTGGACCTGA
- a CDS encoding magnesium chelatase subunit D translates to MDDPWGRVETALACLATDPGGLKGLWLRARSGPVRDRVTAGLAALPLPQRRLHPTIADDALFGGLDLAATLATGHPVMQQGLLAQPAALILTMAERCPPGLAARLATALDAPAHTLIALDEGAEADETLAPALSDRLALFLDLTDISLSDSREISLDPQQLAKARANLPHLTLTPDQLDALTRAAAELGIPSLRAPLLAAAAARAHAAWAGHDAITEDDLAGGAALVYGHRTTPLPDQAEAPPDSPPPPDQTPDDGEAQSEDQSQSIPEDMLVEAALAALPRDLLEALAAGRAARAAKSAGGTGAERGGNRRGRPLPSRPGRLEPGARIDLVATLRAAAPWQPLRRAQTPDRDAALLVRAADIRLKRFRETSDRVLIFAVDASGSAAFARLAEAKGAIELLLAQAYARRDHVSLLAFKGRAAELILPPTRSLVQTKRRLAGVPGGGGTPLASGLQLALATAAQAKQRGMTPTIAILTDGRGNIALDGTPDRARAEDEATLLARQIRASATPALVIDVANRPQPALRTLAQIMDAPYLALPRADARRLSTVLGEALET, encoded by the coding sequence ATGGATGATCCCTGGGGCCGGGTCGAAACCGCGCTCGCCTGCCTTGCCACCGATCCGGGCGGGCTCAAGGGGCTGTGGCTGCGTGCCCGCTCGGGCCCCGTGCGCGACCGCGTGACGGCAGGCCTTGCCGCCCTGCCCCTGCCGCAGCGCCGCCTCCACCCCACCATCGCCGATGACGCGCTTTTTGGTGGGCTGGACCTTGCCGCCACGCTGGCCACAGGCCATCCCGTGATGCAGCAAGGCCTTCTCGCCCAGCCTGCCGCGCTCATCCTGACCATGGCCGAACGCTGCCCCCCCGGCCTTGCCGCCCGCCTCGCCACAGCGCTGGACGCCCCCGCCCACACCCTTATCGCGCTGGACGAAGGGGCCGAGGCGGACGAAACCCTTGCCCCCGCGCTTTCTGACCGACTGGCACTGTTTCTTGATCTGACCGATATCTCCCTCTCCGACTCCCGCGAGATTTCCCTTGATCCGCAACAGCTTGCCAAGGCCCGCGCAAACCTGCCCCACCTCACCCTGACCCCCGATCAACTCGACGCCCTCACCCGCGCCGCCGCCGAACTTGGCATCCCCTCCCTCCGTGCGCCGCTGCTGGCCGCTGCCGCTGCCCGCGCTCATGCCGCTTGGGCAGGCCACGACGCCATCACCGAAGACGACCTCGCCGGAGGGGCCGCCCTGGTCTATGGCCACCGCACCACGCCGCTTCCCGATCAGGCCGAAGCACCTCCCGACTCCCCCCCACCCCCCGATCAGACCCCGGATGACGGTGAGGCACAGTCCGAAGACCAATCCCAATCCATCCCCGAGGACATGCTGGTCGAGGCCGCCCTCGCCGCCCTGCCCCGCGATCTGTTGGAGGCGCTGGCCGCTGGCCGCGCCGCCCGTGCCGCGAAATCCGCAGGCGGCACCGGGGCCGAACGGGGCGGCAACCGCCGGGGTCGCCCCCTGCCCTCGCGCCCCGGCCGCCTTGAACCCGGCGCGCGCATCGACCTTGTCGCCACTCTGCGCGCCGCCGCCCCGTGGCAACCGCTCCGCCGCGCCCAGACGCCCGACCGCGATGCCGCCCTTCTGGTCCGCGCTGCCGATATCCGCCTCAAACGCTTCCGCGAAACCTCAGACCGCGTGCTGATCTTCGCCGTCGATGCCTCCGGCTCCGCCGCCTTCGCCCGTCTGGCCGAGGCGAAAGGGGCAATCGAACTTCTCCTCGCGCAGGCCTATGCGCGCCGCGACCATGTCTCGCTTCTGGCCTTCAAGGGCCGCGCGGCAGAACTCATCCTGCCCCCAACCCGCTCGCTGGTGCAAACCAAGCGGCGGTTGGCGGGCGTTCCGGGCGGGGGCGGCACCCCGCTCGCCTCTGGCCTGCAACTGGCGCTGGCCACGGCAGCACAGGCGAAACAGCGCGGCATGACCCCGACCATCGCCATTCTAACCGATGGGCGCGGCAATATCGCCCTCGATGGCACCCCCGACCGCGCGCGGGCCGAGGATGAGGCAACCCTCCTTGCCCGCCAGATCCGCGCGTCTGCCACCCCCGCCCTTGTGATCGACGTGGCCAACCGCCCGCAACCCGCGCTGCGCACCCTTGCCCAGATCATGGATGCCCCCTACCTCGCCCTGCCCCGCGCCGATGCGCGCCGTCTGTCCACCGTGTTGGGCGAGGCGTTGGAGACCTGA
- a CDS encoding BCD family MFS transporter, which produces MKLGWVQIVRLGLVQMCLGAVVVLTTSTLNRLMVVELALPAVLPGLLVALHYGIQITRPNWGFRSDTKGNRTTFIIGGMAALSLGAFLAAVAVVLFPSGFGLGLALSVLAYALIGVGVGASGTSLLALLATATEPRRRAAAATITWLMMILGIAVTAGTVGALLDPYTPALLLEIVGVVTGGAVVLTTLAVWGIERRVVAEREAETLPFRAGLAEVWAERRARVFTLFIFLSMTAYFMQELILEPYAGLVFGFAPGESTQLSGAQNGGVFVGMLLVGIAATGLRIGTLRMWVMGGCVGSALSLIAVAALGQTGGALVPAVVALGFFNGMFAVAAIGSMMALAGQGRGAREGTRMGLWGAAQALAAGFGGLVGAAAADGLRFVLPVSDAFGAVFLAEAGLFLIAALIALRVIEGRGGERLPDAQLIPGE; this is translated from the coding sequence ATGAAGCTGGGCTGGGTCCAGATCGTAAGGCTGGGCCTGGTGCAGATGTGCCTTGGCGCGGTGGTGGTGTTGACCACCTCGACGTTGAACCGGCTGATGGTGGTGGAGCTGGCGCTGCCTGCGGTGTTGCCGGGGCTGCTGGTCGCTTTGCATTACGGGATACAGATCACGCGGCCCAATTGGGGGTTCCGGTCGGATACCAAAGGGAACCGCACGACCTTTATCATCGGGGGGATGGCGGCGCTGTCCCTTGGGGCCTTTCTGGCGGCGGTTGCGGTGGTGCTGTTTCCATCAGGGTTCGGCCTTGGGCTGGCGCTATCGGTACTGGCATACGCGCTGATCGGGGTGGGGGTGGGGGCGTCGGGGACGTCTCTCCTTGCGCTTTTGGCGACGGCGACCGAGCCGCGGCGGCGGGCGGCGGCGGCGACGATTACGTGGCTGATGATGATCCTTGGCATCGCGGTGACAGCAGGGACGGTCGGGGCGCTGTTGGACCCCTACACGCCTGCGCTGCTGTTGGAGATCGTGGGAGTTGTAACCGGAGGCGCAGTGGTTCTGACCACCTTGGCCGTCTGGGGGATCGAACGGCGCGTGGTGGCAGAGCGGGAGGCAGAGACGCTGCCCTTTCGGGCTGGTCTGGCCGAGGTTTGGGCCGAGCGGCGGGCGCGGGTCTTTACCCTGTTCATCTTTTTGTCGATGACCGCCTATTTCATGCAGGAACTGATCCTTGAGCCTTATGCGGGGTTGGTTTTCGGTTTTGCGCCGGGGGAAAGCACGCAGCTTTCGGGGGCGCAGAATGGGGGCGTCTTTGTCGGCATGCTGCTTGTGGGCATCGCGGCGACAGGGCTGCGGATTGGCACGCTGCGGATGTGGGTGATGGGGGGATGCGTCGGATCGGCGCTGTCCCTCATCGCGGTGGCGGCTTTGGGCCAGACGGGGGGCGCTTTGGTGCCTGCGGTGGTGGCCTTGGGCTTTTTCAACGGGATGTTCGCTGTGGCGGCCATCGGGTCGATGATGGCACTGGCCGGGCAGGGGCGCGGAGCGCGCGAGGGCACGCGGATGGGCCTTTGGGGCGCGGCGCAGGCCTTGGCGGCAGGGTTTGGCGGGCTGGTTGGGGCGGCGGCGGCGGATGGTCTGCGATTTGTCCTGCCGGTATCGGATGCCTTTGGCGCCGTCTTTCTGGCCGAGGCGGGGCTGTTTCTGATTGCGGCGCTGATCGCGCTGCGGGTGATCGAAGGGCGGGGCGGTGAGCGCCTGCCCGATGCGCAACTGATACCGGGGGAGTGA
- the chlG gene encoding chlorophyll synthase ChlG produces the protein MTVSISIQPRRLPEPRAMLRLIKPITWFPPIWAYLCGSVSAGVPLSGNWGMVLLGMVLAGPIVCGMSQAANDWCDRHVDAVNEPDRPIPSGRIPGRWGLYIALAMTALSLWVGSLLGTWGFWATVAGVIAAWAYSAEPVRLKRSGWWGPGLVGLSYEGLPWFTGAAVLLQAAPRFEIVMIALLYAFGAHGIMTLNDFKALEGDRQHGVRSLPVVLGPEVAAKIACTVMGMAQALVIPLLALWGKPLHALGVLAVLILQIAAMRVLFRDPKGKAPWYNGTGVVLYVTGMMISAFALRGLA, from the coding sequence ATGACTGTCAGCATATCCATACAGCCCCGCCGCCTTCCTGAACCGCGCGCCATGCTGCGGCTGATCAAGCCCATTACATGGTTCCCGCCGATCTGGGCCTATCTCTGCGGATCGGTTTCCGCTGGGGTGCCGCTGTCGGGGAATTGGGGGATGGTGCTGCTGGGCATGGTGCTGGCGGGGCCGATCGTCTGCGGGATGTCTCAGGCCGCGAATGACTGGTGCGATCGGCATGTGGATGCGGTGAACGAACCGGATCGACCGATCCCTTCGGGGCGGATCCCGGGGCGCTGGGGGCTTTATATCGCCTTGGCGATGACCGCGCTGTCGCTGTGGGTTGGGTCCCTGCTGGGGACATGGGGGTTCTGGGCGACCGTGGCGGGTGTGATCGCGGCTTGGGCCTATAGCGCCGAGCCGGTGCGCTTGAAGCGGTCGGGTTGGTGGGGACCGGGGCTTGTCGGGCTGTCCTATGAAGGGCTGCCGTGGTTCACCGGTGCCGCCGTGCTGTTGCAGGCCGCGCCACGGTTCGAGATCGTGATGATCGCCCTGCTTTACGCCTTCGGCGCGCATGGGATCATGACCTTGAATGATTTCAAGGCGCTGGAGGGGGATCGGCAGCATGGCGTGCGGTCCTTGCCTGTGGTGCTGGGGCCGGAGGTGGCGGCCAAGATCGCCTGCACGGTGATGGGCATGGCGCAGGCTTTGGTGATCCCGCTGCTGGCGCTGTGGGGCAAGCCTTTGCATGCGCTGGGCGTGCTGGCGGTGCTGATCTTGCAGATTGCCGCGATGCGGGTCCTGTTCCGCGACCCGAAGGGCAAGGCGCCTTGGTATAACGGGACTGGCGTGGTGCTGTATGTCACCGGCATGATGATTTCGGCCTTTGCACTGCGGGGGCTGGCATGA
- the bchJ gene encoding bacteriochlorophyll 4-vinyl reductase has protein sequence MDGGFVPVAAAEARIGPNAITQLVAVLDRVEGRALRDQVMGAAGVAVPDPSLGMIPEAEAAAVHLALRMAVPERAEGLLRLAGLATGSYILKHRIPKAAQWVIRVLPAPMGARVLAAAIAQHSWTFAGSGAFRITGWHPLTFEVAGNPLVAGLRSDHPLCHWHAAVFERLFARLVWKGCVVREVACIAAGDPVCRFEVVPRP, from the coding sequence ATGGATGGCGGCTTTGTCCCCGTAGCGGCGGCAGAGGCGCGGATCGGGCCGAATGCGATCACGCAGCTGGTGGCCGTGCTGGACCGGGTGGAGGGCCGGGCCTTGCGCGATCAGGTCATGGGGGCGGCAGGGGTGGCCGTGCCGGACCCCAGCCTTGGCATGATCCCCGAGGCGGAGGCGGCGGCGGTGCATCTGGCGCTGCGGATGGCGGTGCCGGAGCGGGCGGAGGGTCTGCTGCGCCTCGCCGGGTTGGCGACGGGCAGCTATATCCTGAAGCATCGCATCCCGAAGGCGGCGCAATGGGTGATCCGGGTTCTGCCTGCGCCCATGGGCGCGCGGGTGCTGGCGGCGGCCATAGCGCAACATTCTTGGACCTTTGCCGGATCGGGGGCGTTTCGCATCACAGGCTGGCATCCCCTGACCTTTGAGGTGGCGGGCAATCCGCTGGTGGCGGGGCTGCGGTCCGATCATCCGCTGTGCCATTGGCATGCGGCGGTGTTCGAGCGGCTTTTCGCGCGGCTGGTCTGGAAAGGATGCGTGGTGCGCGAGGTGGCCTGTATCGCGGCGGGCGATCCGGTTTGCCGGTTCGAGGTTGTGCCGCGCCCCTGA
- the idi gene encoding isopentenyl-diphosphate Delta-isomerase, with protein MAMLAPTSAALEENIPAWVDGRLVPVGKMEVHLKGLRHKAVSVFVMQGRRVLIQQRALAKYHTPGLWANTCCTHPRWDEDPAACAVRRLREELGIEGLFPVFADRVEYRAEVGGGMIEHELVDIFVAEAPAALTVVPHPDEVAAVRWVDLYDLSAEVLRSPERFTPWLRIYLEQHMDRIFGSLVAGR; from the coding sequence ATGGCCATGCTTGCCCCCACATCCGCAGCGCTTGAAGAGAATATCCCGGCTTGGGTGGATGGTCGTCTTGTTCCAGTGGGGAAGATGGAGGTGCATCTAAAGGGGCTGCGCCACAAGGCCGTGTCCGTTTTTGTGATGCAGGGGCGGCGGGTGCTGATCCAGCAGCGGGCGCTGGCCAAGTATCACACGCCGGGCCTGTGGGCGAATACCTGCTGCACCCATCCGCGCTGGGACGAGGATCCGGCGGCCTGCGCGGTGCGCCGCTTGCGCGAGGAATTGGGGATCGAAGGGCTGTTTCCGGTCTTTGCCGATCGGGTCGAATACCGCGCCGAGGTGGGGGGCGGGATGATCGAGCATGAATTGGTTGATATTTTTGTGGCCGAAGCCCCTGCCGCGCTGACGGTGGTGCCGCACCCGGACGAGGTGGCGGCGGTGCGTTGGGTCGATCTTTATGATCTGTCAGCCGAAGTGCTGCGGTCGCCGGAACGGTTCACGCCTTGGCTGCGGATTTATCTGGAACAGCATATGGATCGCATCTTTGGCAGTCTGGTCGCGGGGCGCTGA